The DNA sequence AAAAGAGATCATTTTTATTCCCGATAAGCACCTGGCTGAATTTGTGGAAGAACAGACGGGAAGGAAAATGATTGTTTATGACGGTTATTGTCCCAGCCACGTCAGAATGATGGCCGAAGAGCTTCAGAAAGCGCAAGAAACTTATTGCGATGCTCCTGTTCTTGTCCATCCCGAGTCCCCTGCCGACATTATCCGGGAGGCGGATCAGGTTCTCAGTACCAGCGGGATATGCCGGGTTTCAAAAGAATCGGCGGCATCGACCATTATTGTTGCGACAGAGCCTGGAATTCTTCATCGTTTGAAAAAAGAAAGCCCGGAGAAAACGTTTGTCCCGGCCTGTAAATGGTGCAATTGCGCCAATATGAAGATGAATACCCTTGAGAAAATTTTGTGGGTCCTGGAAGATATGGCAAATGAGGTGGTTATTCCGGCTGAGATTCAAAGAAAGGCAAAAAAAGCCGTTGAGAGAATGCTTCAAATTACGGCATAAAATTCCCTTTCCCTTATTTACGTGCCAGCCCAGGAGATAAGCAATGGCAAGAAGTTTAATTGTTTTAGGATTCGTGTTGGCGGGAGTTGGCGTTATTTTTCTCTTTGCAGAGAAGTTTCCCGATAAAATTGGCTGGCTGGGAAAGCTTCCGGGCGATATTTACGTTGAAAAAAAAGATTTTAAATTTTATTTTCCGCTGACAACCTCCATTTTAATCAGTTTAATCTTAACCCTGGTTTTCTGGTTCTTTGGAAAAAGATGAAACTCTCCGATTTTGATTATCCGATTCAAAATCATACGATTGCTCAATATCCTCCTCCCGTCAGAGACCAGG is a window from the Nitrospirota bacterium genome containing:
- the nadA gene encoding quinolinate synthase NadA; its protein translation is MEVETELIERIKKLKKERNAIILSHNYQIPEVQDVADFIGDSLELSLKASKTAAEVIVFCGVHFMAETAAILCPGKKVLMPDLHAGCPMADMITADQLRALKAAHPGAVVVCYVNTSAEVKAESDICCTSSNAVNVVNSVPPEKEIIFIPDKHLAEFVEEQTGRKMIVYDGYCPSHVRMMAEELQKAQETYCDAPVLVHPESPADIIREADQVLSTSGICRVSKESAASTIIVATEPGILHRLKKESPEKTFVPACKWCNCANMKMNTLEKILWVLEDMANEVVIPAEIQRKAKKAVERMLQITA
- a CDS encoding DUF2905 domain-containing protein, whose protein sequence is MARSLIVLGFVLAGVGVIFLFAEKFPDKIGWLGKLPGDIYVEKKDFKFYFPLTTSILISLILTLVFWFFGKR